The genomic region TCAGCCGTATCACCTGCCGCGTACACGTTCTCTAGGCTGGTCTTCATATGTTCATCAACCCAGACAGCCCCCGTCTCACCAATCCGTAAATTAAGCTGCTTAGCCAGTTCCACATTTGGCTTTATGCCCGTTGCTAATACCACGGCATCAACAACGTACTTACCACCATCAGTAACTATCACCTGCTTGCCACCCTGGCTGTTAATCTCGAGCACCTTCTCATTCAATCGCAACTTTACACCATGCTTAATTAACTCATTCTTAACGGCTTCACCTATATCCTCATCCAGGGACTTACGCAATGGATAACCAGACCTACCAATCATTAGCACATCCTTGCCCCTAAACCTAAATGCCTCGGCAACCTCAAGCCCAATATAGCCAGTACCGATGATGCCAATGCTATTCATGGAATAGAGAATCTCCCTTAATCTTGCAGCATCGGCTGGGTGGTGCACCGTGAATACGTGACTCCCCTCAATTGGTATGCTTGGTATTGCTGGAACAGCGCCCGTGGCAAGCACTAGGTAGTCCCATTGCACCTTGTTACCCTTATCCGTAACCACGTAGTTCGGGCCGACCTCAATGACTGCTTCACTAACCCTAACATCAATACCTCTCTCCCTCCGGAAGTAATCCGGTGTATAATGCATGAATAATTCGTAATTATCAAATAGGCCCTCAAGGTAGTACGGAATTCCACAGGGCGCGTGGCTAACCATGCTTGTCCTCTCAAAGACAACAACCTCAAGATCACGCCTCAACCTCCTTATTCTAGATGCTGCGCTCATGCCTGCAGCGCCGCCACCAATTATTACGACCCTCATACTGCCGTGAATTAAGAAAGAAAAAATAAATTATACCCTTTTAAATCCAGCATGCGTGGATTCAAATGCATGATGGCAATACCAATGATAAATTATCGAAGATAATCGATATGATGAGGGAGCTCGAGAGGTACCTAGCCATTTTATACGGCATAGCCGCCTCAAGCACCAATGAACCATTTATAAGCGCAATAATGAGGAAGATAAGCATTGAATCGGCAATGCATAATTATATATTAACGACGATAAAGGAGCTGATCCGTGAATGCCCGCCAAAGAAGGTCTTTGACATGGAGACATTGGCATCACTGCAGGGAAGTATTGAGGAGGCAATAACACATACTAAGTCATTAATTGATTACATAAACTCAATGGAGAAGGTTCATTATGACACAACGAACGTAATAATTGATAAGTTAAATGAGTTGGAGGATTACG from Vulcanisaeta distributa DSM 14429 harbors:
- a CDS encoding FAD-dependent oxidoreductase, which translates into the protein MRVVIIGGGAAGMSAASRIRRLRRDLEVVVFERTSMVSHAPCGIPYYLEGLFDNYELFMHYTPDYFRRERGIDVRVSEAVIEVGPNYVVTDKGNKVQWDYLVLATGAVPAIPSIPIEGSHVFTVHHPADAARLREILYSMNSIGIIGTGYIGLEVAEAFRFRGKDVLMIGRSGYPLRKSLDEDIGEAVKNELIKHGVKLRLNEKVLEINSQGGKQVIVTDGGKYVVDAVVLATGIKPNVELAKQLNLRIGETGAVWVDEHMKTSLENVYAAGDTAETRNLITGKPYWHPFGTTANKMGFVAGSNIAGRSMVFPGVVGTSMTRFMNLYIASAGLTTQEALRHGFKAEGATITARTRARYYPGGGYVTIKLIVDKNTMRIIGAQVLGDDGSYVLGKIDTLAALMGRGATVEDLFMSDLAYLPAVTQVWDPLIIAARQFLRG